A genomic window from Syngnathus typhle isolate RoL2023-S1 ecotype Sweden linkage group LG18, RoL_Styp_1.0, whole genome shotgun sequence includes:
- the si:ch1073-13h15.3 gene encoding inactive all-trans-retinol 13,14-reductase, translated as MHASIHPSMMWLLVFVVWLVMWLGGTYWYLFGKRSPFSLDSVRPPGPREFDQKKRDKVIKQGFSIDKVPQDLDVIVIGSGIGGLAAGATLAKAGKKVLILEQHDQAGGCCHTYIEKGFEFDVGLHYIGQLHENSLLRIIFDQLSEGQLEFQELNPHFDTIQIGQGDDKREYTIVSGKTEMKAHLLKQFPDDAEAIETFFKIMKISAKKTHYLATLKLIPQWLSLFLLKSGIADLVSPVFRLTGTCATDLVNTLTTNKDLHVIFSYLFYGVPPKDSSILINALLVHHYKRGAYYPKGGASEIAFNIIRTVQKYGGNCLVRAPVSQILVDDKGAAYGVKVKKGREEVEIHAPVVVSNCGIFTTFQKLLPPEIQVKPDIQDRLSMMKHGRGSFLVFSGFDGTEEELGLESTNFWLFKNNDMDTSMEKFFALSKEEAPDNIPMMFITMPSSKDPEAKIRHPGKCCMTILTMVKYEWFEEWKDTTVRKRGDEYHNYKMRFAEKLFDWACELFPKIKDKLVFQDVATPLTNMHYLGAQRGAMYSAEHNLERFQAEAVARNRCHTPVKNLYLSGQDVFSCGIAGALHGGVLCASAVLDRIVYIDLLFIKKKLKRGKAKELALLARKKLQ; from the exons GTTTCAGCATTGACAAGGTCCCGCAGGACCTGGACGTCATTGTGATCGGCAGTGGCATTGGCGGGCTTGCTGCGGGCGCCACGCTCGCTAAGGCGGGCAAGAAGGTTCTGATTCTGGAGCAACATGACCAGGCCGGAGGATGTTGCCACACCTACATTgagaaaggatttgagtttgacgTTG GTCTTCACTACATCGGTCAGCTCCACGAGAACAGTCTGTTGCGCATCATCTTTGACCAGTTGTCCGAAGGCCAGCTGGAGTTCCAGGAGCTAAACCCCCACTTCGACACCATCCAGATAGGCCAGGGGGACGACAAACGGGAGTACACCATCGTCTCGGGCAAAACCGAGATGAAGGCTCACCTCTTGAAGCAATTTCCAGATGATGCGGAGGCCATCGAGACTTTCTTCAAGATCATGAAG ATCTCAGCCAAGAAGACTCACTACCTGGCAACCCTGAAGCTTATCCCACAGTGGCTGTCTTTGTTCCTGCTGAAGTCAGGAATCGCAGATCTGGTCTCGCCTGTGTTCCGCCTTACCGGAACCTGTGCGACTGACCTGGTCAACACACTGACCACCAACAAGGACCTCCACGTCATCTTCTCATATCTTTTTTATG GTGTACCTCCCAAGGACTCCAGTATTCTGATAAATGCCCTTCTGGTCCATCATTACAAGCGAGGGGCATACTACCCTAAAGGAGGAGCCAGTGAGATCGCTTTCAACATCATCCGCACCGTTCAGAAGTACGGCGGCAACTGCCTAGTGCGAGCGCCCGTCTCGCAGATCTTGGTCGATGACAAGGGAGCAGCCTATG GTGTGAAAGTGAAAAAAGGCAGAGAAGAGGTGGAGATCCATGCGCCGGTGGTTGTCTCAAACTGCGGTATCTTCACCACCTTCCAAAAACTTCTACCCCCTGAGATCCAGGTCAAGCCAG ACATCCAGGACAGGCTGAGCATGATGAAGCACGGTAGAGGATCCTTCTTGGTCTTCTCTGGCTTCGACGGGACTGAGGAGGAGCTTGGTCTGGAGTCCACAAATTTCTGGCTGTTCAAAAACAACGACATGGACACATC AATGGAGAAGTTTTTTGCTTTGAGCAAAGAAGAAGCACCAGACAACATCCCCATGATGTTTATCACCATGCCGTCCTCCAAAGATCCAGAGGCCAAGATAAGACACCCTG GAAAATGTTGCATGACCATCCTGACCATGGTGAAGTACGAATGGTTCGAGGAATGGAAGGATACCACGGTTCGCAAACGTGGAGACGAATATCACAACTACAAAATGAGATTTGCTGAAAAACTCTTTGACTGGGCCTGTGAGTTGTTCCCAAAAATCAAAGACAAG CTGGTCTTCCAGGACGTGGCCACGCCTCTGACCAACATGCACTACCTGGGCGCCCAGCGTGGAGCCATGTACTCGGCCGAGCACAACCTGGAGCGCTTCCAAGCCGAGGCGGTGGCAAGGAACCGCTGCCACACGCCCGTCAAGAACCTCTATCTCTCTG GCCAAGATGTATTCAGCTGCGGGATCGCGGGAGCGCTGCACGGCGGCGTCCTGTGCGCCTCGGCCGTGCTGGACCGCATCGTCTACATCGACCTGCTCTTCATCAAGAAGaagctgaagaggggcaaggcCAAGGAACTGGCCCTGCTGGCTCGGAAGAAGCTGCAGTGA